One genomic window of Gemmatimonadota bacterium includes the following:
- a CDS encoding winged helix-turn-helix domain-containing protein: MTQQTAAKGFRFDDFVLDIQNRQVRRKHAVLPLSSRYFDVLVLLVSNAGQLVEKNRIFDEVWEHVIVSDTALTQCIKSIRKQLEDDASNPRYVKTVPKHGYVFIGEAVEIVDEPSPQATKDEPTRPYKFLDYYTENDQGLFFGREEEIENICSRILARRSFLLYGRSGVGKSSILRAGVIPRLQDQGHLTCIIRSFTDPLQHMQRMVRRLVTDNGAGGFDPDGVSLQDLLHRHWSGPASRIVVMLDQFEEFFLLLDEQGRKAFIDELAVIMEDDALPLQFVFVMREDMLAEMSRLKPAVPEIFHHEYRLGRLTSEQAAQAITGPAWRVGCRFEDALVDRLLEDLSDENSVDPPHLQIVCDTLYDQRNTKNLITESAYDQLGGASQILADYLARVLRRFSAADLSVVQQVLLALISAEERLIVVREADLAARIQTGDRYDADTLGTLLGELVDARIVRRRNQEGEGWLELAHECMIPEVSRWLTGSVYEAKQARSLLERSVENYRTYQLIMDRESLDLLAPYLEEIGVSGDEAYLLCISLLNRDRPVPAWLVEKVPDAVNVILEAMYNDRREVRKRAVESSRPVRCAALNNRLRNLALRDPMLSVRRAASIELADWFGSAVESILTRPTGNESVSRLQRAVSLAFLREQNRSVKLSRLYRVMVMVGFILMRLQQGGIDIMQQGIGGTFGGAVSGLFGGLLLGTALAAVSSGLSSEALTPIFVLAGLGLFGGAFGGAGVSFGMVALRRVSGKYGRWLGVLGGALGGGMVGAAFSLYSADTIQTLFGRQPASLTGGLEGAFIGAGVALGPVVTYYLARRPGQWRSLLYIVFGALGGMIASILLTVMGGNMFTASLETLRQSFDASQIRLETIATIFGEGEFGRTTQVALGALEGLLFGGGVTAGIEIFTRSRERVEGRFGKGG, translated from the coding sequence ATGACGCAACAGACCGCCGCCAAAGGCTTCCGTTTCGACGATTTCGTGCTGGACATCCAGAACCGCCAGGTTCGCCGGAAACACGCCGTGCTGCCTTTGAGTTCCAGGTATTTCGACGTACTGGTGCTGCTGGTATCCAATGCGGGACAGCTTGTAGAGAAGAACCGCATCTTCGACGAAGTCTGGGAGCACGTGATCGTCAGCGATACGGCGCTGACCCAGTGTATCAAGTCGATCCGGAAGCAGCTGGAGGATGACGCGTCGAATCCCCGTTACGTCAAAACGGTGCCGAAGCATGGGTACGTCTTCATCGGCGAAGCGGTGGAGATCGTGGATGAACCGTCCCCGCAGGCGACCAAAGACGAGCCGACCCGTCCGTACAAGTTCCTCGACTACTACACCGAAAACGACCAGGGCCTGTTCTTCGGCCGCGAAGAGGAGATCGAGAACATCTGCTCCCGCATTCTTGCCCGGCGCTCGTTCCTCCTCTACGGCCGTTCCGGCGTCGGCAAGAGTTCGATCCTCCGGGCTGGCGTCATCCCGAGGTTGCAGGACCAGGGTCACCTGACGTGTATCATCCGGAGTTTCACCGATCCGCTGCAGCACATGCAGCGGATGGTCCGCCGGCTCGTAACGGATAACGGTGCGGGCGGCTTCGATCCGGACGGCGTTTCTCTGCAGGATCTGCTGCACCGGCACTGGTCCGGCCCCGCATCCCGGATCGTCGTCATGCTGGACCAGTTCGAAGAGTTCTTTCTCCTGCTCGATGAACAGGGCCGGAAGGCGTTCATCGATGAACTCGCCGTGATCATGGAGGACGATGCGCTTCCCCTGCAGTTCGTCTTCGTAATGCGGGAGGACATGCTCGCGGAGATGAGCCGGCTCAAACCGGCGGTCCCGGAGATCTTCCACCATGAATACCGTCTCGGCCGTCTGACCTCCGAACAGGCCGCACAGGCCATCACGGGTCCCGCCTGGCGGGTCGGCTGCCGGTTCGAAGACGCACTCGTCGACCGCCTGCTGGAGGATCTCTCCGACGAGAACTCCGTCGATCCACCTCACCTGCAGATCGTGTGCGATACGCTATACGATCAGCGCAATACGAAAAACCTCATCACGGAATCGGCCTACGACCAGCTGGGCGGCGCTTCGCAGATCCTGGCCGACTATCTCGCCAGGGTCCTCCGCCGGTTTTCGGCGGCCGACCTGTCCGTGGTACAGCAGGTGCTGCTGGCGCTCATCTCTGCGGAGGAGCGGCTCATCGTCGTGCGGGAGGCCGATCTGGCTGCGCGGATCCAGACCGGCGACCGTTACGACGCCGACACCCTCGGCACGCTGCTCGGGGAACTGGTCGACGCCCGTATCGTCCGGCGCAGAAACCAGGAAGGGGAAGGGTGGCTGGAACTCGCCCACGAATGCATGATTCCGGAGGTGTCCCGCTGGCTGACCGGCAGCGTTTACGAAGCGAAGCAGGCACGGAGCCTGCTCGAACGTTCGGTGGAGAATTACAGGACCTACCAGCTCATCATGGACCGCGAAAGCCTGGACCTGCTCGCGCCGTACCTGGAGGAAATCGGCGTCTCTGGCGACGAAGCGTACCTGCTCTGTATCAGCCTGCTCAACCGGGACCGGCCCGTTCCGGCCTGGCTGGTTGAAAAGGTCCCGGATGCGGTGAACGTGATTCTGGAGGCCATGTACAATGATCGCCGGGAAGTCCGCAAGCGGGCGGTGGAGTCATCCCGGCCCGTGCGCTGCGCGGCGCTGAACAACCGGCTCCGGAACCTTGCGTTGCGGGATCCCATGCTGAGCGTGCGCCGGGCGGCAAGTATCGAGCTGGCGGACTGGTTCGGTTCGGCCGTGGAATCGATACTGACCCGACCCACGGGAAACGAGTCCGTAAGCCGCCTCCAGCGCGCGGTCAGCCTGGCCTTTCTGCGGGAACAGAACCGGTCGGTCAAGCTTTCCCGGCTGTACCGCGTCATGGTGATGGTAGGTTTCATACTGATGCGCCTGCAACAGGGCGGGATCGACATCATGCAGCAAGGCATAGGAGGTACGTTCGGCGGTGCCGTGTCCGGCCTGTTCGGCGGGCTGCTCCTCGGAACCGCCCTGGCCGCCGTTAGTTCCGGCCTGTCGTCGGAGGCGCTTACGCCCATTTTCGTCCTGGCCGGCCTGGGCCTGTTCGGCGGGGCATTCGGCGGTGCGGGCGTGTCCTTCGGCATGGTCGCGCTCCGGCGCGTATCCGGAAAATACGGCCGGTGGCTCGGTGTACTGGGCGGCGCGCTGGGCGGCGGCATGGTGGGCGCCGCGTTCAGCCTGTACAGTGCCGATACCATACAGACCCTGTTCGGCCGGCAACCCGCGAGCCTGACCGGCGGTCTCGAAGGCGCCTTCATCGGCGCGGGCGTGGCTCTCGGACCGGTCGTCACCTACTATCTGGCAAGGCGGCCCGGGCAGTGGCGAAGCCTGCTCTATATCGTCTTCGGCGCACTGGGCGGCATGATCGCCAGCATCCTCCTGACTGTGATGGGCGGTAACATGTTCACGGCCAGCCTGGAAACCCTGCGGCAGTCTTTCGATGCGTCGCAGATACGGCTTGAAACCATCGCGACGATCTTCGGGGAAGGAGAGTTCGGCCGTACTACCCAGGTCGCCCTGGGCGCCCTGGAGGGGTTGCTCTTCGGTGGGGGCGTTACGGCTGGCATTGAAATATTCACGCGCTCGAGGGAGCGGGTCGAAGGGCGGTTCGGCAAGGGCGGGTAG
- a CDS encoding LysM peptidoglycan-binding domain-containing protein — MIRHLPLIGLVILVGCAAPRTLEPVARTTPPAGTADTAGNTVAVEELPDPNLTLDHVTPSDSLAMKDPASLLADARLRYDAALSALERSDTTAARAAVDEVLELLVLLSDDQKHAATPEQAELLTRLGPLVDRIQNRRRAAAEVRGSIPRVLNRRVTQQINLFLKDRSLNILKTAYQRSGRYTPMIREELAARGMPPELQWLPIVESGFKPRAFSWASAAGMWQFIYDTGKRYGLQRSGWVDDRFDPIKATPAALAYLGDLYTMFDDWFLAMAAYNCGEYRVLREINRTGNRDYWKMRLPRETRNYVPKFLAVLHILENPEKYGVELPDTYEPHLIEEVRIDKSVALQHVAELLAMSQDDLKALNTDIRYGVTPPTGYSLRVPLGAGSTLLGSLHELPESDFKPPPEVRRYRVRRGDTLGHIARRFRTSVSRLRSMNRIRGSLIRIGQVLRVPGRNYNGGLWAGQAASYGTSRDAATHTVRRGDSLTRIARYYGTSVVALKLANGLRGDLIHPGQVLRLSGNGGGRGTGGAVTYNIRSGDTLARIARAFKVTLAALMRANPDVQARRLQIGQRIVIPG, encoded by the coding sequence ATGATTAGACACCTCCCGCTCATAGGCCTTGTGATCCTCGTCGGTTGCGCCGCCCCCCGGACCCTTGAACCGGTCGCGCGCACGACGCCCCCGGCCGGTACGGCGGATACCGCCGGGAATACCGTCGCGGTGGAGGAACTGCCGGACCCGAATCTTACCCTCGATCACGTCACCCCGTCCGATTCCCTGGCGATGAAGGATCCGGCCAGCCTGCTTGCCGACGCCAGGCTGCGATATGACGCGGCCCTCTCGGCGCTGGAGCGATCCGACACAACGGCCGCGCGCGCCGCGGTCGATGAAGTGCTTGAACTGCTCGTGTTGCTGAGCGACGACCAGAAGCACGCGGCCACACCCGAGCAGGCCGAACTCCTCACGAGGCTTGGACCGCTGGTGGACCGTATCCAGAACAGGCGCCGCGCCGCCGCCGAAGTCCGGGGTTCGATCCCCAGGGTACTCAACCGCCGCGTCACCCAACAGATCAATCTGTTTCTCAAAGACCGAAGCCTGAACATACTCAAGACCGCGTACCAGCGGTCCGGGCGCTACACCCCGATGATCCGCGAAGAACTGGCCGCCAGGGGAATGCCGCCGGAGCTTCAATGGCTTCCCATCGTCGAAAGCGGCTTCAAGCCCAGGGCGTTCTCGTGGGCGTCCGCGGCGGGCATGTGGCAGTTCATCTACGATACGGGAAAACGGTACGGACTCCAGCGGTCCGGCTGGGTAGACGACCGCTTTGACCCCATCAAGGCCACCCCGGCGGCCCTTGCCTACCTGGGCGACCTGTACACCATGTTCGACGACTGGTTTCTCGCCATGGCGGCATACAACTGCGGGGAGTACCGGGTGCTCCGCGAGATCAACCGGACGGGGAACCGGGATTACTGGAAAATGCGGCTGCCCAGGGAGACCCGGAACTACGTGCCCAAGTTCCTCGCGGTGCTGCATATTCTAGAGAACCCGGAGAAATACGGCGTTGAACTGCCGGATACCTACGAACCCCATCTTATCGAAGAGGTCCGCATCGACAAGTCCGTCGCGTTGCAGCATGTCGCCGAACTGCTCGCCATGTCGCAGGACGATCTCAAGGCGCTGAACACCGATATCCGGTATGGCGTGACACCGCCCACCGGGTATTCGCTGCGCGTACCCCTGGGCGCGGGTTCGACCCTTCTCGGCAGTCTCCACGAGCTACCGGAGTCGGATTTCAAGCCCCCTCCCGAGGTACGCAGGTACCGCGTGCGGCGGGGTGATACACTGGGCCACATCGCCCGCAGATTCCGGACTTCGGTCAGCAGACTCCGGAGCATGAACCGGATCCGGGGCAGCCTGATCCGCATCGGCCAGGTCCTCCGCGTACCCGGAAGGAACTACAATGGAGGTCTATGGGCCGGGCAGGCGGCTTCGTACGGTACGTCGAGGGACGCCGCCACGCACACCGTCCGACGCGGCGACTCGCTGACCCGCATCGCCCGGTACTACGGGACGTCCGTCGTCGCGCTGAAGCTGGCCAACGGGTTGCGTGGAGACCTCATCCACCCCGGCCAGGTGCTTCGCCTGTCCGGAAACGGAGGCGGAAGGGGAACAGGCGGTGCGGTGACCTACAACATCAGGTCGGGGGACACGCTGGCGCGGATCGCCCGGGCCTTCAAGGTTACCCTCGCGGCCCTGATGCGGGCAAACCCCGACGTGCAGGCCAGGCGGCTGCAAATCGGTCAGCGGATCGTCATACCGGGTTGA
- the hpnC gene encoding squalene synthase HpnC — protein MSQLPDYLPEAVLRFNDLALDALPGAGDASLESAHRYCRHLARRHYENFIVVSPFLPSALRRHFYHVYAYCRWSDDLADETGDTDLSLELLDWWDAELQACYDNEFRHPVFIALRETIDRFDIPIAPFRDLLTAFRQDQVVTRYRTYADVLDYCRYSANPVGRLVLYLCGYRDRERQLLSDATCTALQLANFWQDVRVDLEKGRIYLPMEDLDRYHYTEEDLEAGVVDDRFRGLMAYQVNRTRKLFDEGLGLCGMVDARVGLDIELFNRCGSALLDQIERRRFDVLTRRPTLSTARKTGLFMKYALKRLWIR, from the coding sequence ATGTCTCAGTTACCTGACTATTTGCCGGAAGCCGTACTCCGGTTCAATGATCTCGCGCTCGACGCGCTGCCCGGCGCCGGGGACGCCTCCCTGGAGTCCGCTCACCGGTACTGCAGGCACCTCGCGCGCCGGCACTACGAGAACTTCATCGTCGTTTCCCCCTTTCTGCCCAGCGCGCTCCGGCGGCACTTCTACCATGTCTACGCCTACTGCCGGTGGTCCGACGACCTCGCCGACGAAACCGGAGACACGGACCTGTCCCTCGAGCTGCTCGACTGGTGGGATGCCGAATTACAGGCCTGTTACGACAACGAATTCCGTCATCCGGTCTTCATCGCCCTGCGGGAAACGATCGACCGGTTCGACATACCGATTGCCCCGTTCCGGGACCTGCTGACCGCGTTCCGACAGGACCAGGTCGTGACGCGTTACCGGACCTACGCTGACGTGCTCGATTACTGCCGTTATTCCGCCAATCCCGTGGGCCGTCTCGTGCTCTACCTGTGCGGCTACCGGGACAGGGAACGCCAGTTGCTGTCCGACGCCACGTGCACCGCGCTCCAGCTGGCCAACTTCTGGCAGGATGTGCGAGTAGACCTGGAAAAGGGCCGGATCTACCTGCCTATGGAGGATCTGGACCGGTACCATTACACCGAAGAGGACCTGGAGGCCGGGGTCGTCGACGATCGATTCAGGGGACTGATGGCGTACCAGGTGAACCGAACGCGCAAGCTGTTCGATGAGGGGCTCGGATTGTGCGGAATGGTGGACGCGAGGGTCGGACTGGACATCGAACTGTTCAACCGGTGCGGTTCCGCCCTGCTGGACCAGATCGAAAGACGGCGTTTCGACGTGCTGACCCGGCGGCCCACCCTGTCAACCGCACGGAAGACCGGCCTGTTCATGAAATACGCACTGAAACGACTATGGATTCGCTAG
- a CDS encoding thiamine-phosphate kinase, which translates to MEHRKEGAGLPGEFEVIRRIGHAVPEANPSVLMGIGDDAAAVVPAPGMTTLLTTDTFVEGVDFDLAFSSWRQIGWKCMAANYSDIAAMGGVPRHALTTLCLPAHRSMEDVEALYAGFQDLAGHAGHPVSIVGGDLSSVVGLDGPTVISITVSGEAAEEHITRRSGARVGDILCVTGHLGASETGLRLLRSAREQSTAGSPAAGRPATQGPATQGTTERSATPRTAVRPDSEQPADRFEGVLCRHRTPVPRVREGVLLSNSGWVRAMIDVSDGLSSDALHVAHGSEVGLNLDGNALPIAEETRRAMEELRLDPVGTALESGEEFELLCAIAPEGVEQLANELADHTGTMLTPIGECVSADRGCTITDHSGPRPLRPQGYEHFSG; encoded by the coding sequence GTGGAGCATCGTAAGGAAGGCGCGGGACTTCCGGGCGAATTCGAGGTGATCCGGCGTATCGGGCACGCGGTGCCCGAGGCGAATCCGAGCGTCCTGATGGGGATCGGCGATGACGCCGCGGCCGTAGTGCCCGCACCCGGCATGACGACCCTGCTGACGACCGACACCTTCGTGGAAGGCGTGGACTTCGACCTGGCCTTCTCGTCCTGGCGGCAGATCGGATGGAAGTGCATGGCCGCCAATTACAGCGATATTGCGGCCATGGGCGGCGTGCCCCGGCACGCACTGACCACCCTCTGCCTTCCTGCCCATCGGTCCATGGAGGACGTGGAGGCGTTGTACGCGGGGTTTCAAGACCTGGCCGGACACGCCGGCCATCCCGTGTCCATCGTCGGAGGCGATCTGAGTTCGGTGGTCGGTCTGGACGGGCCGACCGTCATCTCCATCACGGTGAGCGGAGAAGCCGCGGAGGAACACATCACGCGGCGCAGCGGCGCCCGGGTGGGTGACATCCTGTGCGTGACCGGACACCTGGGCGCGAGCGAGACCGGCCTGCGCCTGCTGCGTTCGGCACGGGAACAGTCGACCGCAGGGAGCCCGGCCGCGGGAAGGCCGGCAACACAAGGGCCGGCAACACAAGGGACGACGGAGCGGTCGGCGACGCCACGGACGGCGGTGCGTCCGGATTCGGAGCAGCCGGCGGACCGGTTCGAAGGCGTACTATGCCGCCACCGCACCCCCGTTCCGCGGGTCCGAGAGGGTGTTCTTCTGTCAAACAGCGGGTGGGTCCGCGCCATGATCGACGTGAGCGATGGGCTGAGTTCAGACGCCCTTCACGTGGCGCACGGTAGCGAGGTAGGGTTGAACCTGGATGGGAACGCCCTGCCTATCGCAGAGGAAACCAGGCGGGCCATGGAGGAGCTTCGGCTGGATCCCGTTGGGACGGCCCTGGAGAGCGGCGAGGAATTCGAACTGCTGTGCGCTATTGCGCCGGAAGGGGTGGAGCAACTGGCGAACGAGCTTGCGGATCATACCGGAACGATGCTGACCCCCATTGGAGAATGCGTCTCCGCCGACAGGGGATGCACCATTACGGATCACTCCGGACCCCGGCCCCTGCGGCCGCAGGGGTACGAACATTTCAGTGGCTGA
- a CDS encoding non-heme iron oxygenase ferredoxin subunit, translating to MGYVKAAELDELSPGQMKMVSISGKEIVLCNVDGKYYAADNFCPHMGAPLSEGELDGTDLWCPFHGASFDVTTGDVLSPPAYENLTCFPVRVTGDAVEIEI from the coding sequence ATGGGATATGTCAAGGCGGCGGAACTGGATGAGTTGAGTCCGGGCCAGATGAAGATGGTCTCGATCAGCGGGAAGGAGATCGTCCTCTGCAACGTGGACGGGAAGTACTATGCCGCCGACAATTTCTGCCCCCACATGGGCGCGCCCCTGAGCGAAGGGGAATTGGACGGCACCGACCTCTGGTGTCCGTTCCACGGCGCGTCTTTCGATGTGACCACCGGCGACGTCCTGTCGCCTCCTGCCTACGAAAACCTCACCTGCTTCCCGGTCCGGGTGACCGGCGACGCCGTGGAAATAGAAATTTAG
- a CDS encoding squalene/phytoene synthase family protein, whose translation MDSLERSYDFCRAVAKSRAKNFYYSFLVLPAERRRAMCAVYAFMRYCDDIVDEETGETGATGTAGATGTTG comes from the coding sequence ATGGATTCGCTAGAACGTTCCTATGACTTCTGCCGCGCAGTGGCGAAATCGAGGGCGAAGAACTTCTACTATTCCTTCCTCGTCCTGCCGGCCGAACGAAGGCGGGCCATGTGTGCGGTCTACGCCTTCATGCGCTACTGTGACGATATCGTCGACGAGGAGACCGGGGAAACCGGCGCGACCGGGACGGCCGGCGCAACCGGCACGACCGGGA